GCTGGCGTCGATCAGGTCGGCAATCGCCTCGGCCTGGGCCAGATCCAGCTTATCGTTCAGGAAGGCGCGTTCGGAGAACTCACCCGGCTTCGCAATGCGCAGGCCCGGCAGGGTCAGAATGCGCTTCAGCAGCAGGTCGAGGATCACCGGCCCGCCGTGGCCCTGCAGTTCGAGCACGTCTTCCCCGGTAAAGGAGTTCGGGCCCGGGAACCACAGCGCGATGCCCTGGTCCAGCGCCGTGCCGTCGGTATCTTTAAACGGCAGATAGTCGGCGTAGCGCGGCTTGGGCAGTTTACCCAGCACCGCTTCTGCTACCTCGCGCGCCTTCAGGCCGGAGATACGCAGGATGCCCACACCACCGCGTCCCGGTGGGGTTGCCTGGGCGACGATAGTGTCGTTATGGCTCATGGTTTGTCTCTTCTTAATCCAATAAAAAAGGCGGTCCATAGACCGCCCTTTAATTTATATTCCATTTGCCGGGTGGCGCTTCGCTTACCCGGCCTGTTCAGAATCAGGAATTTTTCTTCTCGCGGCTATGCAGGCCACGTTTTTCCAGACCACGGTAGATCAGCTGCTGCTGAAGGATGGTTACCAGGTTGCTGACGATATAGTACAGCACCAGACCTGACGGGAACCACAGGAAGAACACGGTGAAGATGACCGGCATAAAGGTCATGATCTTCTGCTGCATCGGGTCGGTCACGGTGGTTGGCGACATCTTCTGAATGAAGAACATCGTCACGCCCATCAGGATCGGCAGGATGTAGTACGGGTCCTGTGCGGACAGGTCATGGATCCACAGGGCGAACGGCGCATGGCGCAGCTCTACGGAGCCCATCAGCATGTAGTACAGCGCAAGGAAGATTGGCATCTGGATCAGCAGCGGGAAGCAGCCACCCAGTGGGTTCACTTTCTCGGCTTTATACAGGGCCATCATCTCCTGGCTCTGACGCTGTTTATCATCGCCCAGACGCTCACGCATCGCCGCAATCTTCGGCTGCAGCATACGCATCTTCGCCATGGAGGTGTACTGCGCTTTGGTCAGCGGGTACATGATGCCACGAACGATGAAGGTGATAACGATGATGGAGAAGCCCCAGTTACCCAGGAAGCTGTGGATGAACTTCAGCAGCTTGAACAGCGGCTGAGAGATGAACCACAACCAACCGTAGTCTACGGTCAGATCCAGGTGCGGTGCCACGGCAGCCATTTTGTCCTGGATTTCCGGACCAACCCACAGGGTGCTGCCCAGGGTACCGGTTTGACCCGGCTGAACCAGAACTGGCTCAGACTTATAGCCAATAGCGGCCACGCCGTTCAGGTTTGCCGTGTAGAAGTTGTTGGAACCGGCGTTGTTCGGCACCCAGGCGGTCGCGAAATACTGTTGCAGCATCGCCACCCAACCGCCTTTCGAGCTGACGTTCAGGTTTTCGTTATCGGCAATGGTGTCGAATTTGTATTTCTCGTACTTGGTATCTGGCGTGGAGTACGCTGCGCCACGGAAGGTATGCAACGCGAAGTTGTTGCTTCCGGTGTCACGGTGCGTCGGCAGATTG
This genomic stretch from Leclercia sp. AS011 harbors:
- the yidC gene encoding membrane protein insertase YidC, yielding MDSQRNLLIIALLFVSFMIFQAWEQDKNPQPQQQVTQTTTTAAGSAADQGVPASGQGKLITVKTDVLELTINTRGGDVEQALLVTYPKELGSNEPFQLLETTPQFIYQAQSGLTGRDGPDNPANGARPLYNVDKDAFVLADGQNEIAIPMTYTDAAGNTFTKTFTLKRGEFAVNVGYSVQNTSEKPLEISTFGQLKQTINLPTHRDTGSNNFALHTFRGAAYSTPDTKYEKYKFDTIADNENLNVSSKGGWVAMLQQYFATAWVPNNAGSNNFYTANLNGVAAIGYKSEPVLVQPGQTGTLGSTLWVGPEIQDKMAAVAPHLDLTVDYGWLWFISQPLFKLLKFIHSFLGNWGFSIIVITFIVRGIMYPLTKAQYTSMAKMRMLQPKIAAMRERLGDDKQRQSQEMMALYKAEKVNPLGGCFPLLIQMPIFLALYYMLMGSVELRHAPFALWIHDLSAQDPYYILPILMGVTMFFIQKMSPTTVTDPMQQKIMTFMPVIFTVFFLWFPSGLVLYYIVSNLVTILQQQLIYRGLEKRGLHSREKKNS